The sequence CGGATGGCGACCCGGGACTCCGGCCTGACTACCACTGCAATTACTATGCAGCGTTTCTGTTCGATCCGGCCGGCAATCGAATCGAAGCGGTATGCCACACCGCGCTGGATTGATATTGGAAGGAGCAGCGTATGCAATGCAATGCGAGCGATGGTCCTCGTTCTCGCGCCCCTTGAGGACGCGTTGAGCTCACATTCGGCGAACAAAAAAAGGGCGGCAAGGAAGATGCACGGTTTCCATTGACACCGAGCGACGTCTATCCAAGGCGTGAGCGAGAGTCGTAATTGGCCGCCGGAAGCTCTTTTCCGAAGTCCGGCCTTCCATACGTCGTCCGTTATCACTGAAACCTGAGGATCGCTGACGACTGCCAATACGACTGTCGTGAAGCCGTTGATAATTGATAGTTTCGCGCGTCCCCCACCCCAAAGCTGCTTGACGTCTTTACTTGCCTGATCGAACCATCGACGCGATCTGGCCAAGGACGCCAGCAGCACGCCCTCGCCTCTCCCAAACGTCGTGAAGCCGGAGCCGACCTCAGCGACAACGCCGGCGCCATCAACGCCCAGCGTCAGGATTATCCCGTCGGACAGGCCGTGTCTTCCGTCGACGACCAGCAACTCGCGACAATTCAGTGCTGGCGCTGGTAATCATAGCGGTGGGCGAGCCATCGTGTGCCGGTGCCATCTGCCAAGATGAAATACTGGTCCTTCGTCTCATGATCACGGCCGTCGCGCGCAACCACCTCTTCCATTCGCAGCATCCGCCCGGCCCAACCGGCTGCGATCGGTGGCGCAGCGAACGGCTCGAAACGCAGCGTGATGCGGTCCGGTCCGTCCCGCTCGAAGCTTGACGCCGACATGGGCGCAACAGGAATACGCGCCTCGATCGAAACGTAACGCCACTGACCCGCGATCGCGTCGTAGCCGAGATAGTCAATACGTAGCGGTCTGCTGGAGTCCGCAGCGTGCAATGTCTCCTCCATGAGACTGCCTACCATACGGCGGTCGGCGACCAGACCCTTGCTGACGACCGGTGCCGCTCCGGGCCGCGCCCAGAACGTATCGGTGACTGTCCAAGAGCCCTCCTGCGCAGACAGCGCTGCAGTCTCTTGAGCGGCGCTCCCGTTTGAGTCTGTTTGGGCCAAGGCGGGAGTGGCTACCAAGATGCCAGCCGCAGCCAGCGTCAATGTGAGCTTCGAGAAAAGAAAGAGTTTGTTCATATTGATCTCCTTGTTCTCAATATAGATTGCTTTGTACCGGGCGACAATTGCGATAATAATTCCTGTACATGGAGCCTGACAGGATACAATGTGACCGACCTTTTCAACGATGTTCCGGCATTCGTCGCCGCCGCTGAGGCAGGAAGCTTTTCAGCCGCCGGGAGGGAGTTGCATCTGTCGCGCTCTGCGGTGGGTAAGGCTGTTGCGCGCATCGAAGCGCGGCTTGGAGCTCAGCTCTTCCATCGCACCACGCGCGCTCAACTCCTGACCGAAGAGGGCCGCGCGTTCCTCGCCCGTTGCGTCAGGGCCATGGCGGAGCTGCGTGAAGGCGCCGCCCTGCTCGATGCGGGGCGCGACAGTGTGCGCGGAACGCTCCGCATCACGATGCCGGTTCTCTACGGCCGGCTGAAGATCGCCCCACTGTTGATGCATCTGGCCGACGCGCACCCGGAGTTGTTGATGGAGCTTGATCTGCGAGACCGTCGCGTCTCCCTGGTTGAGGAAGGCTTCGACCTGGCGATCAGAAGCGGCTCCCTCGGCGACACGGTGGGCCTGTCGTCCCGCGTCATCGGCCGGCATGCCACTGTATTGTGCGCATCGCCATCGCTGGTCGAACGAGTCGGGATGCTTCGCTCGCTTGATGATCTCGGCCGATACGACGCGCTTGTCTATCATCGCGATGGATGGAGTGAGCCCTGGGCCTTCCCCGACGACGAAGGACGCATGAAACTGGTGGAGCCTCGCTCGCGCATGCGGGCTGCTGATCTCGGCATCATTCTGGACGCAGCGGTTGCCGGACGAGGAGTCGCGTGGCTACCCGACTGGCTGATAGAAGAGGCGCTCGGAACGGGACGGCTCGTGCGGCTCCTGCCTGACCTCCCCGCTCGCCACCACGATATCAATCTGCTCTGGGCCTCGGCGTCGGTTCTTCCCGCGCGGCTGCAAGTCGCGATCACGGCCCTTGCGGGGACAAGTGAGCCGGCGCCTGTCTGACGTTATCCGCTCAAATCGCCCATCTTGCTGCCAGCAATGAGTAGCGCGACTTCCTCTGCAATCGATTCGCGCGGCGTGATGATAATCATGCGTTAAAAAAACGGTCGCCCGTAATGCGAGCGCGGCATAGATGCCCTCGCTTTGGTCCATATCGAAGAAGACTGCACCAAGGATGCTGTTACGACGGACGCCGCAACAGCCCCTCAATGGTCGCGTCAAGGCCCGGGATCAGGCCAGCCTCTGGCTTCGGCTCGTTAAAATACGTTCTTGCCGCCGCCGGCGCGAAAGTCACGCGCATCCGGCGCGACTCGCCGCTTACTACGTCGACCGCCGACACAGTTTCAGGCGCTTTCCTGCCTCCATCGAGTGATAGGGCGTCATGCCGGCGACCGCACTTCGAGCTTAGGACCGCGAATCTTAATCTCGCGGACGGCGTCCAGAATGCTCCGGTAGCCCGTCCGCCAGATGAATCCACGGCAACTTCTGCGCGACATGAATGTGATCGGCAGCGAAGACTGTTTCAGGCGCATCGAGGCTGCAAGTTGTTACGTCCATCAAATCCGGAAAAGCGGAGTGAGTGTAGGTCAGTTGCGTGCCGCAATCTGCGCAGAAACCTCTCATTACTGGCGCACTCGAGGCAAAGTGCCTGGGTGTTCCATGCGTAAGCCGGAAGTCTTTCCGGTCGAGAGTAAACCATCCTACAATCGGCGCCGCAGCGGCTTTCCGACAGGAGATGCAGTGGCAGATAGTCGGGCTCGATTTCCGTCCGGAAACTTCATAACGGATATTTCCGCAGAAACAGCCGCCGATCAGCATTTGCGTTTGCATTACGTTTTCCCAGGAAGGTGAATTGAACATTATGAGTCATGCCCTACTTCGTGAAATCAGCCGGAATTCGTGACTACAAGAATGCTTTCCGAAGTAGTCCATAATTATTTTCCCTCTGGCCGCATGGTCAGTTTCTGGCAGAAGCCAACATGTGTCGAATTCCTGAACACTTCCACTTGTCCTGGTTCAGATTTGACCGGCCCGAACGTTGACGAACGTTTGCTGGATTTCCCGCCTGAGTGTTCATGACGAAGGGCCTCGAAACACGATCGGCCCACGCAGAAGCTGCCCCGCGAAAAGAAGAAAGCGGCCAACATTGCCTTGTCCCGATACGAACTGAAGGTCGTCGACGCGCGATACTTCTCGAACAAACATCGACGTGTTCGGGTTGCTCCTGAATGCCGCTGAAACGGCGACCAATCGCGAACCCAAAATGCACGCGGCTCGAGTTCTTCCTAGCGAACGATCCGCTGGACGAAGTGCAATTCAACCGCGGATAGAGGGCCACCGAGCTGTTGCATCGCACCGCCTGCCGCGAGAGAGCCGAGGTCGAGCGCGGCGAGGCCCGTTGAATGAATAAGTTGGATTACGAGCGCCTTGGCATCGCGATCATCTCCTGACACGAACAGCACGGTCTTCGGCTTCTGTGGCGAGAAATCCTGTATCCACGCCATCGGCATATTGCTGATTGACTTCACCAGCCTGGCTCCAGACGCCATTTTGGCGACGATTTCGCTCGACGTGCGGCCCTCCAGCGCGGCAACCGATCTCGCTACGCCGTCAGCGCTGATGTCCGGTGCCTCGCCCATGTGGGCGTTCGTCCCGTCGACGAGTATGCGCCCGCTCCAGTCGATACCCCTGAGCGCCTCCGGCGCATCCGCCCAATTCGTGGCGAGGACGACCACATCGCATTTCGCAGCATCCTGCCTGGACCCTGCGCTGGCGGCCGGGCCCAGTTCGGCGACGAGCCCTGCTAATGCGTCTGGTCCTCGCGAACTGGACAGCACGATCTCATGGCCCGCCCCTACGAAATGACGACCCATGGTCGTCGCCATGCGGCCAGCGCCAATGAACCCAATATTCATGATTGTTTCTCCGACTTTAATCGACCGCTCAGGCAGCCGCGGCCGACGCAATCCCCTCGCCGAACGCCTCCACTGCCGTCTCGCCTGACATGCCAGCGCGCGCCGGTCCGGCGATCACGATGCCCAGATCTGTCATTCCGATGAAACCTAGCACCTGACGAAGGTAGCTGCTCGCGTGATCGTAGCCTTCGATCGGAGAGCCCGGACTGAAATCACCTCCGCTCGCGAGGATGACGGTAGCCTTCTTGCCGGTTAGCTGTCCGACGTTGTCGACAACCGTGACCCGACCCGCACGATATGGTCGATATAAGCCTTCAGCACCGCCGGGATGGTGAAGTTGTACATCGGTGTGCCGATGACAATGCGATCGGGCTGTCTGAAGCTCGGCGACCAGATCGTTCGATATGTTGATGGCGGCAGCACTCTCCGGCGAAGTTGCTCCCGGGGCGGAACACTAGTTGTCAGGTTCCAAGTGGATTCACTTTAACTGTCTTTCGTATCACGCAAGCCCACTGGGCTCGTGCACTCAGTCCCGCGCGCGGCCCAATTCGGCTTGAGCGCCTTGCAGTTCAGAGTCGTAGGTCAGCGCCAAGTTTGCACCTTTAGCGTGGATTGATCGTAGAGAGACAGCTTTTCTGCGGTTGGATATTCGTCGAGCGCGCCGCATGCGAGGGAACGATCCACGGCCGATCCGCCACTTCTTTCGCCCGATGGCTGGAGATGCACAACGCTACGCCTGCCCGGACGCATCCTTCTCCGAGGCCCGCGCCAAAGCCTGGGTGTCGACGTATTCCCGGATCTTCGTTATCTTGCCGTTTCGAACGGTGAAGGCGAAGACAAAGTCGTCCTTGAACGGCTTTTGGGTAGCCTTGATTCTCCCCGTCGCGACACCAAGGACCATGACGCGCTCTCCCTGCGCCACGAACTCGGGAGGCTCCGGCGATGTCATTTCCACCTCTTGGGACGCCTTCTGAAGCACACCCGCCACGCCCGCGTGCCCGCGGTGTGTGCCGGCCAGCGGCCAGTTCTCGCCCGGTATGATCCATTCAATATCCTCGGCACATACCGCCAGCAGAGCTTGCTTATCGCCGCGGCCGATCGCTTCAAAGAAATGCTTCACAAGCTGTACATCGTTTTGAGTACTCACAATAAGTTCTCCACTTTGTTGATTTTCACTGAGATGCAACGGCCTTCGTACCGAATTCAACGGGCTCGAAGAGGTATCGCATTGCGTCGGACGGCTGATTCCAACGTTAGCCATATAAAACTTCGACGATCAGAAGTCGGCTGCATTGATCTCGAAAAACGTAACCGCAGCGCAATCCCGATCCATCAGTCGAACCGGGTTAAGTCCTTGAAGATCAGGCGACCCCAGCTATTTCCGCGCGCCTGCACGAGCAACCCACCTTCCGAAAGGCCGCCAAGCTGGATCGGCGCAAAGCCGAGTTTTTCCGCAAGCGCGCCAATCTCCATGGCGGCGCCGTCATCGTCGCTCGCGAGGAACACGACTCGCCGGCCACCCTGTACGGCAGGGTCCTGTTCAAGGACGCGGGCGCCCAAATGATTGAAGCCCTTGACCAGCCTACTACCCGGGAAGGCCTGCGCGACGGCTTCGGAAGAAGGTTGACCACCCAGTTCCTCGGGAGGCACGCCGTAGGCATTGGTGACATCGACAAGAGTCTTCCCCTGCCAGTTGGGCAGCGCATTCGTGACATCCTTGTGCGACTCGAAACGAACAGCCAGAAAAACAATGTCCGCCTTGACCGCGTCCGACAGTTTTCTGGGAATGATCGTAGGTCCGATCGCGGCGGCAGCCGATGCAAAACTTTCGGGGTCGCGCGTGGTTGCAACGGATACTTCAATGCCTCTGCGGGCAAACGCCTTGGCCAAAGCTTGGCCGATATTGCCGAAGCCGATGATTGCGTAGCTCATATAGGTATCCCGCATTCGTCACGCCCTACGGACTCCTTATTTTTAAAGGCGCACCGCAAGGCGAAGCCATGTCAAATTTGCGCCAGGCCGCCGTCAACGGCCACCTCGCTGCCGGTCATGAAACTGCTGTCGGACGACGCGAGGAAGGCAGCCACCGCCCCGATCTCGGCCGGCTCGGCCATCCGCAGCAGCGGAGTCATCGCACCGTAGGCTTTCTGGCCCTCTTCGCCCAGCGACCTCTTCGCGAGTTCGGTCGCCGTCGCGCCGGGTGAGAGCACATTCACCCGGATGCCAGTGCCCTTCAGGTCCTGCGCCCATGTCCGCGCGAGGTTGCGCACCGCTGCCTTGCTCGCGCTATAGGCAGTGAACCCCGGCGCGCCCGTGGTGCCGGCGCTAGATCCGGTCAGGATGATCGAACCGCCCGCGCTCATCAGCGGCAACGCCTTCTGGACCGTAAAGATCGTACCTTTCACATTGGTGTCGAAGGTTTCGTCAATGTGCTCGGCGGTAATCTGCCCGAGCGGAAGCGGGCTTCCCGCCCCCGCGTTGGCGAGAACGACGTCGAGGCTTCCGCGCTCGGCCTTTACCGCGGCGTAAAGCCGGTCCAGGTCGGCCTCATCGGAAACCGATGCGTTCACTGCGCGGGCATTGGGCCCAAGGGCGGCCAAGGCGCTGTCGAGTGCTTCCTGCCGGCGGCCGACGATGAAAACGAACGCACCTTCTTCGATAAAACGCTGCGCCGCGGCGAAACCGATGCCGGTGGCTCCGCCGGTAATCACGGCGGTTTTTCCATTCAGTCTGGTCATGTCATGCATCCTTCGTTAAGGTGTCCAGAAGCAGCAACGTGCTTGCTTGAAGTCAGTATGCTTCCCTGGTAACCTAACGACAAGTATGCACTTTTAGGTAAGTACCCAAAATGACGACGCCCCCTGAAATCTGCGACACCGGCTGCGGGCTCAATGCGACGCTCCGCATTATCTCGGGCAAGTGGAAACCGCTGATTCTGTTTTTCCTGCGAGGCGGCCCAAAGCGCTATGGCGAACTCAAGCGCTTGATCCCGGACGTCAGCGACAAGGTGTTGATCCAGCAATTGAAGGATCTGGAAGCCGATCGCGTACTCGCGCGCAAAGACTACGGAGAGGTGCCGCCTCGCGTCGACTATGCGCTGACTCCGCTTGGCCGCAGCCTGGCCGAGGCGATCATCCCACTGTGCACCTGGGGGACCGAACACGCGGCGGAAATGGCGAGCATCTTCGCTGCGCGTGATGTCGCGTCCTAGCAGGTGACGCGGCTTCGACTGTTATGCCTCCTCGGCGCGCAGTGCGTCGCAGCACGCGATCAAATCGCTGATCCCTTATCATGAACGATGTGGGCACCTGGCTACGACGATTCTGCGTCGGCGAGCTACCCACCCCTCTCTTGAAGGCACTCCCGAACGCCCTTTCGGATTCCTGATTACGGGCGAGGTAAGCGGGATCGTGCCTTCAGCCAATGGTCGAACTTCTCAACGATGATCATTCAATCCTGCTGGATCCATGACCGTGAAAGAAGGAAGCAGCGCGACTGGTGAAGACGTCGCTCCAGCGTCCGCCACATTCCTTCCAGTCCAAATTGATTCAGCGCACGGCCTTTTTGGCAACTTTCTTTTTGACCTCGTTCTCAGGCCGTTTTGTCAGTATGGCGCTCGTAATAAGGTGAACGAGATGATCTGCCCGTGGCGAGAATGAGGGCAGATCGACGAGCCAGCCGAGCGCTGCCATCAAGCCGAACAGGTCGTCACCATTCATATCGTCACGTGCCATCCCTTCGGCTTGCGCACGCAGCAACAGTCGTGCGCTCGCTGAATGCACCGCTGCGCATGAAGCGTAAAGCGCAGAGTCCGGATTGGTATGCGCCGCCGCCATCAGCGCAACAACGCCCCTATAGCTTTGCGCAAAGGCGATCCATTCGCGAAACCAGGACAGAAGTGCTTCATCGGATGATTCCGACGTTTCGAGTTCGCCGGCCTTCTGCGTCAGTTCGTCCAGATTCGTACACAGCAACGCTTCGAACAACGCTTCTCGCGTCGGGAAATGACGTAGCAAAGTAGCCAGCCCGACGCCAGCCCGGCGGGCGATATCTCGCATCGACGCGTCGACACCGTGCTCGGCGACAACGTCGTGCGCAACTGCAAGTAGATGGCTGTAATTTTTCTGGGCGTCGGCTCGCATGGGGTCCCTTGACAACCGGATCAGTGATCCGTATATTTGGATCACTGATCCGGTTGTTGTTAGTGAATATCTGGATCGGCGATCCAAATGATACAGCGCCTTTGTACCGACGGGAACAGCGGCGCTCCCTGACATCCCAAACGAAAGGCGAAAGTCATGAAAAAATTGGAAGGCAAGGTTGCAGTCGTCACGGGCGGAAGCAGCGGAATTGGTTTGGCCACGGCCAGGCGCTTCGTGGAAGAAGGTGCGCACGTCGTGATCACTGGGCGACGTGAGAAAGAGTTGAAAGAGGCCGCCGCCGCCATCGAGAGAAACGTTACCACGGTCGCGGGCGACGTGTCCCGCCTGGCAGATCTGGACCGGCTGTATGCGGTCGTGAAGGAGAGACATGGTCATATCGACGTTCTCTTCGCAAACGCGGGCGCAGGGACAGTTGCGCCGCTCGCGTTTGCTAGCGAGGCCCATTTTGACCAGACCTTCGACGTAAACGTGAAGGGAATGTTCTTTACGGTGCAGAAGGCGCTCCCTCTCTTCAGGGACGGCGGCTCGATTGTTCTTAACTCTTCGGTCGCGAACGTGAAGGGGCTTCCAGGATTCACTGCTTACGCTGGGAGTAAGGCCGCTGTGCGCAACTTTGCGCGCGGCTGGTCGCTGGAATTGAAAGACCGCAAAATCCGCGTGAATTGCGTGAGCCCCGGAGCAATCGACACCCCGGCCTTAACGACGACCACGGGCCTGACCGCTGAACAGGCCGAGCAAGCGGTCGCACAGTTTATCGCGCAGATTCCGATGGGCCGCCGGGGGATGCCTGAGGAGCTTGCGGCAGCAGTCGCGTTCCTCGCCTCCGAGGAGAGTTCCTATATCACGGGTATCGATCTTCCAGTCGATGGAGGCTGGGCGCAGGGCTAATTCCAGTGCGATCCCGTGGCTGGCTCACAACCGTCGCCGGTCGCGGGACCACGTTTTTGCAAGCAGGGCGGCCTCTTGTAAGGGCGTTTGACTGACGTGACCGACTTGACCGGTGACAGTTCGGTCCGGGCACCGGATAGTGACAGCGAGTTCTGATTGAGATACTTCGCGCGCGATTCGAACCGAGAGAAATGGAAAACATACGATGAGCACTACTGAGAACGTCCAGACCGTGAAAGACTTCTTCGCCGCGATCGGCCGCAGCGACAGGGAAGGCCTGCTGGGGTTGGCCGCCGAAGACATCGAGTGGATCATCCCGGGCAAAGACTGGCCGTTGGCCGGAACGCGTCGGGGACATGCGGGGCTGATAGATCTGCTTGAGACCGCATCCCGATCGATAGAAACGTCCGTGCAACCCCAGGAATTCATTGCGCAGGGAGACAGGGTCCTTGTCGTCGGCTTCGCCACGGGGACGGTCAAAGCCACGAACAGGACGTTCGAGGACAACTGGATCTTCGCCATCACCGTCCGTGACGGCAAACTGAAGAGCATCCGCGAATACATCGACACCCAGGCACTGGCGCGCGCTTCGCAGACGGACATGTCTGGACCAGCGTAGCGCTGGCCACCTGCGAGCATCGGGTGGAGATGGACGGGTAGATACCCCGTGAATCGTCCCCTCGCGCGCCGCGCGCCCGGCGAATACCTAACTGCAAAGGAGATAACCATGTACGACCCATCCACGCTATCCAGGTTGATCCAGTTCGCACGAGTTGGCGCGGGCTCCACTGTCATCGACGTTTATCCGGGCGACGGCGACTGGACCCGTCTGTTTTCCGACATCGTGGGGCCCGACGGACGGGTCTATAGCTTCGTGCCCGCAGAAGTCGCCCACTTCAAGAGCGATCCGCTCGGCCACATGCGCACGCTTGCCAAAGAGCCGGGCCGGGACAACGTAGAAGCCGTCTCGGCAGATCTCATCGCGATGCACGAAATCACGCAAGCAGCGGATGTCGTATGGCTGCACCTGTTCTACCACGACCTCCACACACCGTTGATGCAGGCCAAGGGCGCGACGGCGGCTGCTTTCAATCGAGCTGTCTATGACCGGCTGAAGCCCGGCGGCTTCTATGTCATCGTAGATCACGCC is a genomic window of Paraburkholderia sp. PREW-6R containing:
- a CDS encoding LysR family transcriptional regulator produces the protein MTDLFNDVPAFVAAAEAGSFSAAGRELHLSRSAVGKAVARIEARLGAQLFHRTTRAQLLTEEGRAFLARCVRAMAELREGAALLDAGRDSVRGTLRITMPVLYGRLKIAPLLMHLADAHPELLMELDLRDRRVSLVEEGFDLAIRSGSLGDTVGLSSRVIGRHATVLCASPSLVERVGMLRSLDDLGRYDALVYHRDGWSEPWAFPDDEGRMKLVEPRSRMRAADLGIILDAAVAGRGVAWLPDWLIEEALGTGRLVRLLPDLPARHHDINLLWASASVLPARLQVAITALAGTSEPAPV
- a CDS encoding GFA family protein produces the protein MFNSPSWENVMQTQMLIGGCFCGNIRYEVSGRKSSPTICHCISCRKAAAAPIVGWFTLDRKDFRLTHGTPRHFASSAPVMRGFCADCGTQLTYTHSAFPDLMDVTTCSLDAPETVFAADHIHVAQKLPWIHLADGLPEHSGRRPRD
- a CDS encoding NAD(P)-binding domain-containing protein yields the protein MATTMGRHFVGAGHEIVLSSSRGPDALAGLVAELGPAASAGSRQDAAKCDVVVLATNWADAPEALRGIDWSGRILVDGTNAHMGEAPDISADGVARSVAALEGRTSSEIVAKMASGARLVKSISNMPMAWIQDFSPQKPKTVLFVSGDDRDAKALVIQLIHSTGLAALDLGSLAAGGAMQQLGGPLSAVELHFVQRIVR
- a CDS encoding NAD(P)H-dependent oxidoreductase, translated to MYNFTIPAVLKAYIDHIVRVGSRLSTTSDS
- a CDS encoding nuclear transport factor 2 family protein, translating into MSTQNDVQLVKHFFEAIGRGDKQALLAVCAEDIEWIIPGENWPLAGTHRGHAGVAGVLQKASQEVEMTSPEPPEFVAQGERVMVLGVATGRIKATQKPFKDDFVFAFTVRNGKITKIREYVDTQALARASEKDASGQA
- a CDS encoding NADPH-dependent F420 reductase, whose amino-acid sequence is MSYAIIGFGNIGQALAKAFARRGIEVSVATTRDPESFASAAAAIGPTIIPRKLSDAVKADIVFLAVRFESHKDVTNALPNWQGKTLVDVTNAYGVPPEELGGQPSSEAVAQAFPGSRLVKGFNHLGARVLEQDPAVQGGRRVVFLASDDDGAAMEIGALAEKLGFAPIQLGGLSEGGLLVQARGNSWGRLIFKDLTRFD
- a CDS encoding SDR family oxidoreductase, which produces MTRLNGKTAVITGGATGIGFAAAQRFIEEGAFVFIVGRRQEALDSALAALGPNARAVNASVSDEADLDRLYAAVKAERGSLDVVLANAGAGSPLPLGQITAEHIDETFDTNVKGTIFTVQKALPLMSAGGSIILTGSSAGTTGAPGFTAYSASKAAVRNLARTWAQDLKGTGIRVNVLSPGATATELAKRSLGEEGQKAYGAMTPLLRMAEPAEIGAVAAFLASSDSSFMTGSEVAVDGGLAQI
- a CDS encoding helix-turn-helix domain-containing protein; the encoded protein is MTTPPEICDTGCGLNATLRIISGKWKPLILFFLRGGPKRYGELKRLIPDVSDKVLIQQLKDLEADRVLARKDYGEVPPRVDYALTPLGRSLAEAIIPLCTWGTEHAAEMASIFAARDVAS
- a CDS encoding helix-turn-helix domain-containing protein, with translation MRADAQKNYSHLLAVAHDVVAEHGVDASMRDIARRAGVGLATLLRHFPTREALFEALLCTNLDELTQKAGELETSESSDEALLSWFREWIAFAQSYRGVVALMAAAHTNPDSALYASCAAVHSASARLLLRAQAEGMARDDMNGDDLFGLMAALGWLVDLPSFSPRADHLVHLITSAILTKRPENEVKKKVAKKAVR
- a CDS encoding glucose 1-dehydrogenase, whose protein sequence is MKKLEGKVAVVTGGSSGIGLATARRFVEEGAHVVITGRREKELKEAAAAIERNVTTVAGDVSRLADLDRLYAVVKERHGHIDVLFANAGAGTVAPLAFASEAHFDQTFDVNVKGMFFTVQKALPLFRDGGSIVLNSSVANVKGLPGFTAYAGSKAAVRNFARGWSLELKDRKIRVNCVSPGAIDTPALTTTTGLTAEQAEQAVAQFIAQIPMGRRGMPEELAAAVAFLASEESSYITGIDLPVDGGWAQG
- a CDS encoding nuclear transport factor 2 family protein: MSTTENVQTVKDFFAAIGRSDREGLLGLAAEDIEWIIPGKDWPLAGTRRGHAGLIDLLETASRSIETSVQPQEFIAQGDRVLVVGFATGTVKATNRTFEDNWIFAITVRDGKLKSIREYIDTQALARASQTDMSGPA
- a CDS encoding class I SAM-dependent methyltransferase codes for the protein MYDPSTLSRLIQFARVGAGSTVIDVYPGDGDWTRLFSDIVGPDGRVYSFVPAEVAHFKSDPLGHMRTLAKEPGRDNVEAVSADLIAMHEITQAADVVWLHLFYHDLHTPLMQAKGATAAAFNRAVYDRLKPGGFYVIVDHAAAIGAAMSDAQSLHRIEPASVREEVEAAGFVLDAQSAMLANKDDRRSVKVFDPSIKGKTDRFAYRFVKP